Proteins encoded together in one Ogataea parapolymorpha DL-1 chromosome III, whole genome shotgun sequence window:
- a CDS encoding N(6)-adenine-specific DNA methyltransferase-like 1 produces the protein MVDSEEELTLSAHALAALAEFESEETERLERFKALSEEADADFTKRSHLSIDDFKEDWQLSQFWYSDATANTLADELLDGADNETIICIASAPSVYAAIRAREPSELPTKNIYLLEFDRRFEILSGSKYFGFFDYNQPLNVPEHLKGRCHRLLIDPPFLEIDCQRKSALAAKTLLHPDKDQKSKENEPRYKLITCTGERMADVVTSYYPDVHVTTFYPEHKNGLSNEFRCYASFEGKSWKFA, from the exons ATGGTGGActcagaagaagaact TACTCTTTCTGCCCATGCTTTGGCAGCATTAGCGGAATTTGAAAGCGAAGAAACTGAGCGTCTAGAACGCTTCAAAGCTCTTAGTGAAGAAGCAGACGCAGATTTCACCAAAAGATCACATTTGTCGATTGATGATTTCAAGGAAGACTGGCAGCTATCACAATTTTGGTACAGCGATGCCACAGCTAATACGCTTGctgacgagctgcttgatggAGCTGACAACGAAACGATAATATGCATTGCTAGCGCTCCTTCTGTATATGCAGCTATCAGGGCTCGCGAACCCAGTGAGCTCCCAACAAAAAACATCTATTTGCTGGAGTTTGATCGACGTTTCGAAATCCTTTCAGGATCTAAATACTTCGGATTCTTTGATTACAATCAACCTCTGAATGTTCCTGAACACCTAAAAGGTAGATGTCACCGTCTTTTAATTGATCCACCATTCTTAGAAATTGACTGTCAAAGGAAATCTGCACTTGCAGCGAAAACATTATTACACCCGGACAAAGACCAAAAATCGAAGGAGAATGAACCGAGATATAAACTTATCACTTGTACAGGTGAACGAATGGCTGATGTGGTTACGTCCTACTACCCAGATGTACACGTGACCACTTTCTACCCAGAACACAAAAACGGATTGAGTAATGAGTTCAGATGTTATGCTTCATTTGAGGGTAAATCATGGAAATTCGCATAG
- a CDS encoding Polyprotein (gag/pol) of Ty1/Copia retrotransposon, which translates to MKPSTSTFPHKARLVAQGFSQIHGIDYNETFSPVIRYDSLRLLLALAASHSLSVYQMDVTTAFLNGNLVEELYMRQPPGFISTDHPQRVCRLHKSLYGLKQAPLCWNHTIDQVLVQANFTRIKSDYGIYVSHSSPPTYVALYVDDLLILSKSLTQIKSVQSLLSSKFQMKDLGPVTTFLGLNIRQTPQSITLSLSSYLTSILQDFGLDTCNPVTRVSTTTAWISDHDVPLTDPTLFRSMVEKLLFAANTARPDITFTVAKLSRYLKQPSQNHLTIAKHVLRYLKGTIDDGITYTRTSSVELKGFCDADWGGILEDRTSTTGYIFMLANGPISWKSKKQNSIATSTTEAEYMAMSDAVKELLWLKQLMKELSVLGSYVPILFGDNTSSISLAKHPTQHQRTKHIDIRYHFIRDHILKGDLQIEYVDSQSNIADLLTKQLVREKLNSLKKKMHLAKI; encoded by the coding sequence ATGAAACCGTCTACATCCACCTTTCCTCATAAGGCACGACTGGTAGCTCAGGGTTTCAGTCAAATCCATGGTATTGACTACAATGAGACGTTCAGTCCTGTCATTCGATACGACagtcttcgtcttcttcttgcgcttgcTGCCTCTCACTCTCTCTCTGTTTACCAAATGGATGTCACCACTGCTTTTCTCAATGGCAATCTTGTCGAAGAATTGTACATGCGACAGCCTCCTGGGTTTATCAGTACTGACCATCCCCAACGAGTCTGCCGTCTTCACAAGAGTCTGTATGGTCTCAAGCAGGCACCTTTGTGCTGGAACCACACCATTGATCAGGTCCTTGTTCAAGCGAATTTCACCCGCATTAAAAGTGATTATGGCATTTACGTGTCTCACTCCTCTCCTCCTACCTATGTTGCCCTATATGTCGATGACCTTCTTATCTTGTCGAAGTCGCTTACTCAGATTAAGTCTGTCCAATCTCTTTTGTCCTCCAAATTCCAGATGAAAGATCTTGGTCCTGTCACCACGTTCCTGGGTCTCAATATTCGCCAGACTCCTCAGTCGATTACTCTGTCTTTGTCTTCATATCTGACTTCCATCCTCCAAGACTTTGGTCTTGATACCTGCAATCCGGTAACTAGGGTGTCTACTACAACTGCGTGGATATCTGATCATGATGTTCCTCTGACTGATCCTACCCTTTTTCGCAGCATGGTAGAGAAGTTGTTATTTGCTGCAAACACGGCTAGACCAGACATCACTTTTACTGTTGCAAAACTTAGCAGATATCTTAAACAGCCAAGTCAAAATCATCTCACTATTGCGAAGCATGTGTTGAGATACTTGAAAGGAACTATAGACGATGGCATTACCTACACTCGTACATCAAGTGTTGAGCTAAAAGGTTTCTGTGATGCTGACTGGGGAGGTATTTTAGAAGACAGAACATCTACAACTGGATACATCTTCATGCTAGCAAATGGTCCTATTTCATGGAAatccaagaaacaaaactCAATAGCAACATCCACCACTGAAGCTGAATATATGGCAATGAGCGATGCTGTGAAAGAATTATTGTGGCTTAAACAATTGATGAAGGAATTATCTGTTTTGGGATCATATGTTCCCATACTGTTTGGTGACAATACTAGTTCAATATCCTTAGCAAAACACCCCACTCAACATCAACGCACAAAACATATAGATATACGCTATCATTTTATCAGAGATCATATCTTAAAGGGAGACCTACAAATTGAATACGTTGACAGCCAGTCAAATATTGCCGACCTACTGACTAAGCAATTGGTCAGAGAGAAACTTAACTCCCtaaagaagaaaatgcaTCTTGCAAAGATTTGA
- a CDS encoding putative secreted protein, which translates to MTVDITLIRTKFQQVMSPASAFWATNSFNDDDKLMSAANFMRWKTKFTNTLNSFEPSVVDYIQTGNIPFSLEQCGGNEQVIEIQAAYDQLLLFWVHTSVSQPVKNLISQDQTGYQKYHLLIKCYGQISFRQLYEEYCSINSSNGQGPMEWGAKCVNLLQWNQDPAVWLIFSKLSSLQNEKLERYLFADCGNELTIQRAVTAMQLFEHETKSGFLATKRSIQTTKKKNIICARCQKAGHKSPNCRAPTPVSKGNRA; encoded by the coding sequence atgactgtagacattacacttatcagaacaaagtttcaacagGTTATGAGCCCTGCGAGCGCTTTTTGGGCGACCAACTCATTTAACGATGATGATAAGCTTATGTCAGCGGCAAATTTTATGCGttggaaaacaaaattCACAAATACTTTAAATTCATTTGAACCATCAGTTGTTGACTATATTCAAACTGGTAATATACCTTTTTCCCTCGAACAGTGTGGAGGTAACGAACAAGTTATTGAAATTCAAGCTGCTTATGACCAACTCCTGTTATTCTGGGTACACACCTCAGTGTCACAACCAGTAAAGAATCTGATTAGTCAGGATCAAACTGGTTATCAGAAATATCATCTTCTGATCAAATGTTATGGACAAATATCCTTTAGACAGTTGTACGAAGAATACTGTTCAATTAACTCGTCAAATGGACAAGGGCCTATGGAATGGGGAGCAAAATGTGTCAATCTACTTCAATGGAATCAAGACCCAGCAGTATGGTTAATCTTCTCCAAACTTAGTTCTCTGCAGAATGAGAAACTAGAACGATATCTATTTGCTGACTGCGGAAATGAACTAACTATTCAAAGAGCTGTCACAGCAATGCAATTATTTGAACATGAAACCAAGTCTGGATTCCTGGCTACTAAACGTTCTATCCAaacgacgaagaagaagaatattATTTGTGCAAGATGTCAGAAAGCTGGCCACAAATCTCCAAACTGTAGAGCACCAACTCCAGTTTCAAAAGGAAACCGGGCTTAA
- a CDS encoding Structural maintenance of chromosomes protein 2: MKVEELVLDGFKSYAVRTVISSWDPQFNAITGLNGSGKSNILDAICFVLGISSMSTVRAASLQDLIYKRGQAGVTKASVTITFDNSDKSKSPIGFEQYSKISISRQVLLGGTSKYLINGHKVQQSQILNLLQSVQLNINNPNFLIMQGKITKMLNMKPTEILGLVEEAAGTKMYEGQREKAERIMAKKNIKLETTENLLKEEVEPKLRHLREQKRTVMEFQDIIIELETLSKAVAAHDYQIFLRKLVTQEEVVEKDKMQVQQLESKVQTLESEIKTLEEDLKDMRARKQNEIGKGTTLKELEATETELTNSLTRTVTAKDLKLQILEEENTKLKNLSLKLDKQKKLQNSSDEAYKIAEMEFNRRKTYVENLTEQLRQREDLLSTLSTGLSSKGSTDGGFLAQLHNSKQKLSRITVEKEKSRHRIDHLKNDISSKKDKINSAKDEVDSLNQKIKIKEDLCTKMSVDLERIGFFPEKLKSLKDQEKNLSHELCRLRHKISEFHRAHPNLLFEFDAVNAGLDSTSVKGLVGELFTISELNNKSTTAIEVCAGGRLYNVIVDTEKSGSKLLDKGNLRRRVTIIPLNKITSKTISDTQLTAAKSLAPGKVELALNLIEHDPEYSKAMQFIFGNRLICEDPETAKKVTFDPKVRTASITLDGDLYDPEGRLSGGSRQSASSILSAFAELRNFREQERHLFSDLHTVQKEIQEQEILSKQTGALQRDLKMEFYQKSILLRQLEHSEAARLLQRVKHDEAEIKELEKLIQDLENEGIRVQAEIESLQNDMRDFDNDGEGKLLALRQEINELATLIDAEKMQLKLSQKGFQQHQIGQDERQSDLRVLEKQIEDSGKTIMLLKSEIRKGEEERVHLTAEIAKIRNSITQEKSKMVEINDELQEMTQTLNQKREEYNEVDLNLRKQRDVLTSHQNLYNSLKEKVNRIIAEQEWVSDRKLLNQVLEQYPNINLEHCHKRIEQLKSRSSSMKKKGVNSNIMAQIEQHEKHESSLRTKIKQINKDKAKIEETVRKLDDYKRTELLKTYKKVSDDFGQIFGDLLPQAYAKLVPTDPNDVTRGLEVRVKLGNVWKESLVELSGGQRSLVALSLIMSFLQFKPAPMYILDEVDAALDLSHTQNIGHLIKTRFKGSQFIVVSLKEGMFTNANRLFKVRFQEGTSVVTAS; this comes from the coding sequence ATGAAGGTAGAGGAGCTTGTACTGGATGGCTTCAAATCTTATGCCGTGAGAACTGTCATCTCGTCTTGGGATCCACAGTTCAATGCCATAACAGGATTGAATGGATCTGGGAAATCTAATATCTTGGACGCGATTTGCTTTGTTTTAGGAATATCGAGCATGTCTACAGTCAGGGCAGCAAGTTTACAGGATTTAATTTACAAAAGAGGTCAGGCAGGAGTTACGAAGGCCTCAGTGACTATCACCTTCGATAACAGCGACAAATCCAAGTCTCCCATTGGTTTCGAACAATATTCAAAAATAAGTATATCTCGTCAGGTTCTGCTTGGAGGGACTTCTAAATATCTTATCAATGGTCATAAGGTTCAGCAATCACAGATACTCAATCTTTTGCAGTCAGTTCAGCTTAACATCAACAATCCTAACTTTTTGATAATGCAAGGGAAGATCACGAAGATGTTAAACATGAAACCAACTGAGATCCTTGGACTAGTTGAGGAAGCTGCGGGGACGAAGATGTATGAGGGACagcgagaaaaagctgAGCGAATAATGGCTAAAAAGAATATAAAGCTGGAAACTACCGAGAATCTTCTCAAGGAAGAAGTGGAACCCAAACTTAGACATCTGCGGGAACAGAAACGTACAGTGATGGAATTTCAAGATATTATCATCGAGTTGGAAACCCTTTCCAAAGCAGTTGCAGCTCATGACTATCAAATATTTCTTAGAAAACTGGTAactcaagaagaagtaGTCGAAAAAGACAAAATGCAAGTGCAGCAACTTGAATCTAAAGTTCAAACTTTGGAAAGCGAAATCAAAACGCTGGAGGAAGACCTAAAAGATATGCGTGCACGGAAACAAAACGAAATAGGTAAGGGAACCACTTTAAAGGAGCTCGAAGCGACTGAAACTGAGTTGACAAATTCATTGACTAGAACTGTGACAGCGAAGGACCTGAAATTACAGATTCTCGAGGAGGAAAACACCAAGTTGAAGAATCTGAGCTTGAAGTTAGACAAGCAAAAGAAACTACAAAACAGTTCTGATGAAGCCTACAAGATCGCTGAAATGGAATTTAATCGTCGAAAAACATATGTGGAGAATCTCACTGAGCAATTGAGACAAAGAGAGGATCTCTTATCCACGCTTTCTACGGGCCTATCTTCTAAAGGGTCAACCGATGGAGGATTTCTAGCTCAGTTGCACAACAGTAAACAGAAGCTGTCCCGGATCACTGTAGAGAAAGAAAAATCACGTCACAGAATTGACCATTTGAAGAACGACATATCCTCAAAGAAAGATAAAATTAACTCTGCTAAGGATGAAGTTGATTCCCtaaatcaaaaaataaaaattaaGGAAGACCTTTGTACAAAAATGTCCGTCGATCTTGAGAGAATAGGTTTCTTCCCAGAAAAGCTTAAGTCTTTGAAAGATCAAGAGAAAAATTTAAGCCACGAGTTATGCAGACTTCGGCACAAAATATCCGAGTTTCATCGCGCTCATCCTAACTTGCtctttgaatttgatgCTGTCAATGCGGGGCTAGATTCTACCTCCGTCAAGGGGTTAGTCGGAGAACTTTTTACGATTAGTGAATTGAACAATAAATCTACGACGGCCATCGAagtctgtgctggtggGAGATTGTATAATGTTATTGTTGACACAGAGAAGTCAGGCTCTAAATTATTGGACAAGGGGAATTTGAGAAGGCGAGTCACAATAATTCCACTGAATAAAATAACTTCAAAGACGATTAGTGACACCCAACTGACTGCCGCAAAATCCCTGGCCCCAGGAAAGGTAGAGCTCGCACTGAATCTGATTGAACACGATCCCGAATACAGCAAAGCAATGCAGTTTATATTTGGAAATCGCTTGATTTGCGAGGATCCTGAAACAGCGAAAAAGGTTACTTTCGATCCAAAGGTGAGAACTGCGTCCATTACACTGGATGGGGATTTATATGACCCAGAAGGCCGACTTTCTGGCGGATCTAGACAAAGTGCCTCTTCTATTCTTTCTGCATTTGCAGAGCTCAGAAATTTTAGAGAACAAGAACGTCATCTCTTTTCTGACTTGCACACGGTACAAAAGGAGATTCAGGAACAAGAAATTCTGAGCAAACAAACGGGGGCACTTCAACGTGACCTCAAGATGGAATTTTATCAAAAGAGCATTTTGTTGAGGCAACTTGAGCATTCTGAGGCGGCTAGACTACTTCAAAGGGTGAAACACGATGAGGCTGAAATaaaagagcttgaaaagctgATTCAAGATCTAGAAAATGAGGGCATCAGGGTTCAAGCAGAAATCGAGTCTCTTCAAAATGATATGAGAGATTTTGATAATGACGGAGAAGGAAAGCTTCTCGCACTTCGGCAGGAAATCAATGAGCTTGCTACTCTCATTGATGCCGAGAAAATGCAATTGAAATTGTCACAAAAGGGATTCCAACAGCATCAGATTGGCCAAGATGAACGCCAATCGGACCTTCGTgtccttgagaagcaaATTGAAGATTCAGGGAAAACTATCATGCTATTGAAAAGTGAGATTAGGAAGGGTGAAGAAGAACGTGTCCATCTGACTGCGGAGATTGCCAAGATCAGGAATTCAATCACTCAAGAAAAGTCAAAGATGGTAGAAATAAATGATGAGCTGCAAGAAATGACACAAACACTGAATCAAAAACGTGAGGAGTACAATGAGGTGGATTTAAATTTGAGGAAGCAAAGAGATGTGCTGACTTCTCATCAGAATCTCTACAATTCactcaaagaaaaagtaAATCGAATAATTGCAGAACAAGAATGGGTCTCTGATCGCAAGCTCCTCAATcaggttttggagcagtACCCTAACATCAATTTAGAGCACTGTCACAAGCGCATCGAACAGTTGAAAAGCCGCTCATCATcaatgaagaaaaaaggaGTGAATAGCAATATTATGGCGCAGATAGAACAGCATGAAAAACACGAGAGTTCATTGAGGACTAAAATAAAGCAGATAAACAAGGATAAGGCCAAAATTGAAGAAACTGTCCGAAAACTTGATGATTATAAGAGAACAGAGCTTCTTAAAACGTATAAGAAAGTATCTGACGATTTTGGGCAGATATTTGGAGATCTTCTGCCGCAAGCCTACGCTAAACTCGTTCCGACTGATCCGAATGATGTAACCAGGGGGTTGGAAGTACGCGTTAAGCTAGGCAACGTTTGGAAAGAGTCATTAGTTGAGCTGTCAGGTGGCCAGCGTTCCCTAGTCGCTTTATCTTTGATCATGTCTTTTCTTCAATTCAAACCGGCTCCCATGTATATTCTGGATGAGGTTGATGCTGCTCTCGACTTGAGTCACACTCAGAACATTGGCCATCTAATCAAAACCAGGTTCAAGGGGTCTCAATTCATTGTGGTTTCATTGAAGGAGGGCATGTTTACCAACGCAAATAGGCTATTCAAGGTGAGATTTCAAGAAGGAACTTCTGTGGTTACCGCAAGCTAA